In Caldicellulosiruptor obsidiansis OB47, a single window of DNA contains:
- the ispE gene encoding 4-(cytidine 5'-diphospho)-2-C-methyl-D-erythritol kinase has translation MKLKAYAKINLALDVLSKREDGYHEIRTIMQTVDLYDIINIEKIEEDNIIVTTSSENIPTDNKNHAYIAASLLKERFGVKQGVRIHIEKNIPVSAGLAGGSTDAAAVLKGLNEIFELNLSEQQLMEIGREIGADVPFCLVGGTALCEGIGEKVIKLKSAPQMNILIAKPEVYVSTQAVYEALDLSKVKKRPNIEAMISAIEEGNVKEIAKNLCNVLEVVTVNQYPVINRVKDIMRNNNALGTVMTGSGPAVFGIFSNRYDALKAAERLKVFIKEIILTTTCEGSGF, from the coding sequence TTGAAACTCAAGGCTTATGCAAAAATCAACTTAGCATTGGATGTGCTTTCGAAAAGAGAAGATGGCTATCATGAAATAAGAACTATAATGCAAACAGTGGATTTGTATGATATAATCAATATTGAAAAGATAGAAGAAGACAACATAATTGTAACAACTTCAAGCGAAAATATTCCAACTGACAATAAAAACCATGCATACATTGCAGCTTCACTTTTAAAAGAGCGTTTTGGTGTAAAGCAAGGCGTGAGAATACATATTGAAAAGAATATTCCTGTCTCTGCGGGTTTAGCTGGTGGAAGCACTGACGCAGCAGCAGTTTTAAAAGGTCTGAATGAAATATTTGAGCTAAATCTTTCTGAGCAGCAGCTTATGGAAATCGGAAGAGAGATTGGCGCTGATGTTCCATTTTGTTTAGTAGGCGGCACAGCCCTCTGTGAGGGAATTGGCGAAAAGGTGATAAAGCTAAAATCAGCTCCTCAGATGAATATCCTCATTGCAAAGCCAGAGGTATATGTTTCTACGCAGGCTGTGTATGAGGCGCTTGACCTTAGCAAAGTAAAAAAGAGACCGAATATTGAAGCTATGATTTCGGCAATTGAAGAAGGCAATGTAAAAGAGATAGCAAAGAACCTTTGCAATGTTTTAGAGGTGGTTACGGTAAATCAATATCCAGTTATAAACAGAGTCAAGGACATTATGAGAAATAACAATGCTCTTGGGACAGTTATGACAGGAAGCGGGCCAGCTGTATTTGGAATTTTTAGCAACAGGTATGATGCTTTGAAAGCTGCAGAGAGACTTAAAGTGTTCATAAAAGAAATTATCTTGACTACAACATGTGAAGGTAGCGGATTTTAG
- the carB gene encoding carbamoyl-phosphate synthase (glutamine-hydrolyzing) large subunit, translated as MPKRKDIKKVLIIGSGPIVIGQAAEFDYSGTQACRALKEEGIEVVLVNSNPATIMTDTEIADRVYIEPISVDYIEEIIKKEKPQGLLAGLGGQTALNMAFELAEAGILEKYGVCLLGTSLETIKKAEDRELFKKTMIEIGEPVPKSIIAHSVQEAIEFAREVGYPVIVRPAYTLGGTGGGIAYNEEELRYIASKGLKLSLIHQVLIEQSVLGWKEIEYEVMRDSNDNCITVCNMENIDPVGIHTGDSIVVAPSQTLSDKEYQMLRSASLNIIRSLKIEGGCNVQFALNPNSMEYVVIEVNPRVSRSSALASKATGYPIARIAAKIAIGLTLDEIINPITQNTYASFEPSIDYVVVKVPRWPFDKFEKADRRLGTQMKSTGEVMAIGRTFEEAFLKAIDSLDIKINYQLGLKKFEEMTDSELLEYIKTPNDERVFAICEALSRNYDCKFISDLSKIDYFFIEKFKNIVDMSKQLKKYDIESLPYDLLQKAKRLGFGDSYIANLLKEDVDEVIEIREKCKLKPSFKMVDTCAGEFEAKTPYFYSTYEKETDLVVNSKPKAIVIGSGPIRIGQGIEFDYCCVHSIFALKEEGVEAIIINNNPETVSTDFDTSDKLFFEPLTKECVLDIIKQEKPMGVIVQFGGQTAINMASYLAKNSVKILGTSMESIDAAEDRDKFLNLLKDLNIPYPPGGAAYSLEDAIKVAEKIGYPVLVRPSYVLGGRAMEIVYSRDELEKYIKAAIEISIKHPILIDKYILGKEAEVDGISDGEDVLIPGIMEHIERAGVHSGDSMAVFPPHTLSEKVKEKIVDYTIKLARALRVVGLFNIQFVIDKDENVYVIEVNPRASRTVPILSKVTGIPMIKIATKLILGKKLKDLGYQTGLVKEPDFFAVKAPVFSFSKLSKVDAYLGPEMKSTGEVLGISKNLKVALYKAFISSNHKFVKNGSCLILAPESEKDAIQQIIRKLYEVNYKVFLLNSMKDYIKGLNVEFIDKETAQKLLLEDKFSFVINIPSKDKMQEFGFALRRLSVEFGITTLTSIDTALYYVDVLSSLDEIEKDIYCLNDLFKDERMKCYETFSSSK; from the coding sequence ATGCCAAAGAGAAAAGATATAAAAAAGGTGTTGATAATAGGTTCTGGTCCTATAGTAATTGGGCAGGCTGCCGAGTTCGACTATTCAGGAACTCAGGCCTGCCGTGCTTTGAAAGAAGAAGGAATAGAAGTTGTACTTGTAAACTCCAACCCTGCAACAATTATGACTGATACAGAAATTGCTGATAGAGTATACATCGAACCAATTTCAGTTGATTATATCGAAGAAATAATCAAAAAAGAAAAACCACAAGGACTTTTAGCAGGACTTGGGGGGCAGACAGCTCTTAATATGGCTTTTGAGCTTGCCGAAGCAGGAATTTTAGAAAAGTATGGAGTTTGTCTTCTTGGAACATCGCTTGAAACAATTAAAAAGGCAGAAGACAGGGAACTTTTTAAAAAGACCATGATTGAAATTGGAGAACCTGTGCCAAAAAGCATTATAGCTCACTCTGTACAAGAAGCTATAGAATTTGCAAGAGAAGTTGGATACCCTGTTATTGTTCGTCCTGCCTATACTCTTGGCGGCACAGGCGGTGGAATTGCTTATAATGAAGAAGAACTAAGATATATTGCAAGCAAAGGATTGAAACTTTCTTTAATTCATCAGGTATTGATTGAACAGAGTGTCCTTGGCTGGAAAGAAATAGAATATGAGGTCATGAGGGACAGCAACGACAATTGCATCACTGTGTGCAACATGGAAAACATAGACCCTGTGGGAATTCACACAGGTGACAGTATTGTTGTTGCTCCATCACAAACTCTTTCTGATAAAGAGTATCAGATGCTTCGAAGTGCATCTTTGAACATAATAAGAAGTTTAAAAATTGAAGGTGGATGCAACGTTCAGTTTGCACTAAATCCAAACAGCATGGAATATGTGGTAATTGAGGTAAACCCGAGAGTAAGCCGTTCGTCTGCCTTAGCATCAAAAGCAACAGGCTATCCTATCGCTCGAATTGCTGCAAAAATTGCAATTGGTCTTACACTTGACGAAATAATAAATCCTATCACCCAAAACACATATGCAAGCTTTGAACCCTCTATAGACTATGTTGTTGTAAAAGTACCCAGATGGCCGTTTGATAAGTTTGAAAAGGCAGACAGACGACTTGGCACACAGATGAAGTCAACTGGCGAGGTCATGGCAATTGGAAGAACATTTGAAGAAGCATTTTTGAAAGCAATAGATTCACTGGATATTAAGATTAACTACCAGCTTGGGCTTAAAAAATTTGAAGAGATGACAGATAGTGAGCTTTTAGAGTATATAAAAACTCCAAATGATGAGCGAGTATTTGCAATATGTGAAGCTCTTTCCCGAAATTATGACTGCAAGTTCATCTCAGACCTCAGTAAGATTGATTACTTCTTTATTGAAAAGTTCAAAAACATAGTTGATATGTCAAAACAGCTCAAAAAATATGACATAGAATCACTGCCATATGATCTTTTACAAAAAGCTAAAAGACTTGGGTTTGGTGACTCATACATTGCAAACCTTTTAAAAGAGGATGTGGACGAGGTAATAGAAATAAGAGAGAAATGTAAACTAAAACCTTCTTTCAAGATGGTTGATACCTGTGCAGGTGAGTTCGAAGCAAAAACACCATATTTTTATTCCACATATGAAAAAGAAACAGACCTGGTTGTAAATTCAAAGCCTAAGGCAATTGTAATTGGTTCAGGTCCTATAAGAATTGGTCAGGGAATTGAATTTGATTATTGCTGTGTTCATTCAATATTCGCGTTAAAAGAAGAAGGAGTTGAAGCTATAATCATCAATAACAACCCTGAGACAGTGTCAACCGACTTTGATACATCAGACAAGCTCTTTTTTGAACCTCTAACAAAAGAATGTGTTTTAGACATAATAAAACAGGAAAAACCAATGGGGGTAATAGTTCAATTTGGTGGCCAGACAGCAATAAACATGGCTTCATACCTTGCAAAAAACAGTGTAAAGATTCTTGGAACTTCCATGGAAAGCATCGACGCTGCAGAAGATAGAGACAAGTTTTTAAACCTTCTAAAAGATCTTAATATCCCTTATCCTCCAGGTGGGGCTGCATACAGTTTGGAAGATGCAATAAAAGTTGCTGAAAAGATTGGCTATCCTGTTCTAGTAAGACCGTCTTATGTTCTTGGCGGAAGGGCAATGGAAATTGTCTACAGCCGTGACGAGCTCGAAAAATATATCAAAGCTGCAATTGAGATATCAATAAAGCATCCTATTTTGATCGATAAATACATCCTTGGAAAAGAAGCAGAAGTTGATGGAATCTCGGATGGAGAAGATGTGTTAATTCCTGGGATCATGGAACATATTGAAAGAGCTGGCGTTCATTCTGGAGACAGTATGGCAGTGTTTCCTCCCCATACACTCTCTGAGAAGGTAAAAGAAAAAATTGTTGATTATACCATAAAACTTGCCCGTGCCTTGAGAGTTGTAGGACTTTTCAATATTCAATTTGTAATTGACAAAGATGAAAATGTTTATGTAATAGAAGTAAATCCTCGCGCAAGTAGAACTGTGCCAATTTTGAGCAAGGTTACAGGAATTCCTATGATAAAGATTGCAACTAAACTCATACTTGGCAAAAAGCTCAAAGACTTGGGATACCAAACTGGCCTTGTAAAAGAACCAGACTTTTTTGCAGTAAAAGCTCCTGTATTTTCGTTTTCCAAATTATCAAAGGTTGATGCATACTTGGGACCAGAGATGAAATCCACCGGCGAAGTTCTTGGTATCTCCAAAAACCTAAAAGTTGCTCTTTATAAAGCTTTCATATCCTCCAATCACAAATTTGTAAAAAACGGAAGCTGCTTGATTTTAGCACCTGAAAGCGAGAAGGATGCTATACAGCAGATCATACGAAAACTATATGAAGTAAACTACAAAGTTTTCCTCTTAAATAGCATGAAGGATTATATAAAAGGTTTAAATGTAGAGTTTATAGACAAAGAGACTGCTCAAAAGTTGCTACTTGAAGACAAATTCTCATTTGTAATAAATATTCCATCTAAGGACAAAATGCAAGAGTTTGGATTTGCTCTAAGAAGGCTCTCTGTTGAGTTTGGAATCACAACATTGACGTCGATTGATACAGCACTGTATTATGTGGACGTTCTATCTTCACTGGATGAGATTGAAAAAGATATTTATTGTTTGAATGATTTATTTAAAGATGAAAGGATGAAGTGCTATGAGACATTTTCTTCATCTAAATGA
- a CDS encoding GntR family transcriptional regulator yields the protein MNEKNESHYFLIENYKPLREIVFEKLRDMIVNGDLKPGERLMEIKLAEMLGVSRTPIREAIRKLELEGLVVMLPRKGAYVADISKKEIMDVLEIRAALDKLATGLAAQRMTKSEKEQLKKVLSSFEKNFKSGNIEGMINDDIKLHDLIYLGAKNEKLQHIINNLREQITRFRIIYLKEIYRKSENLLKEHKEIVEAIISGDVEKAQKIAEEHIKNQEIELISSLKF from the coding sequence ATGAATGAGAAGAATGAGTCACATTATTTTTTAATAGAAAATTACAAACCTCTGCGCGAGATTGTGTTTGAAAAGCTAAGAGATATGATTGTGAACGGAGATTTAAAACCTGGCGAAAGACTTATGGAAATAAAACTTGCAGAAATGCTTGGTGTTTCAAGAACTCCTATCAGAGAGGCGATAAGAAAACTTGAACTTGAAGGGCTTGTTGTGATGCTTCCTCGGAAAGGTGCTTATGTTGCAGATATTTCTAAAAAAGAGATAATGGATGTATTGGAGATACGGGCTGCACTTGACAAGCTTGCGACAGGTCTTGCAGCCCAGCGAATGACAAAATCTGAAAAAGAGCAGCTCAAAAAGGTTCTCTCTTCATTTGAAAAGAATTTTAAGTCGGGCAATATTGAAGGAATGATAAATGACGATATAAAGTTGCACGACTTGATATATTTGGGTGCAAAGAATGAGAAACTTCAGCACATAATAAATAACCTTCGCGAGCAGATAACCCGTTTCAGGATAATATATCTTAAAGAGATTTACAGGAAAAGTGAAAATCTTTTGAAAGAACACAAAGAGATTGTAGAAGCAATTATAAGCGGAGATGTCGAAAAAGCACAGAAAATAGCAGAAGAGCACATAAAAAATCAGGAAATAGAGCTTATCAGTAGTTTAAAATTTTAA
- the carA gene encoding glutamine-hydrolyzing carbamoyl-phosphate synthase small subunit, with the protein MKKAILVLEDGLTFEGISLGSEGETIGEIVFNTCMTGYQEVLTDPSYNGQIVTMTYPLIGNYGINSEDVESYKPHVEGFIVREACKTPSNFRAQKTLHEYLKENNIVAIEGVDTRAITEHIRNKGSMLGIISTETDNKEVLLSKIFEYKKQKPSLVKEVSTTQVYRIEGSGKKVAVLDFGIKQNILRELSKRELDLYVFPYNSSLDQIMKINPEGFVFSNGPGDPTDLEEIFPTLKQIIELKKPILGICLGHQLLGLCLGLKTYKLKFGHHGGNHPVKDLTTGKVYITSQNHNYAIEYKEYEKIKITHVNVNDKTVEGFAHLDLPIVSVQYHPEASPGPHDSKYIFDQFTKLLNGV; encoded by the coding sequence ATGAAAAAGGCAATACTTGTTTTAGAAGACGGACTGACATTTGAAGGAATTTCTCTTGGCAGTGAAGGCGAAACAATTGGTGAAATTGTATTCAATACATGCATGACAGGATACCAAGAAGTGTTGACTGATCCTTCTTACAATGGTCAGATTGTTACAATGACCTACCCTCTTATAGGCAACTACGGAATAAATAGTGAAGATGTGGAGTCGTATAAACCTCATGTTGAAGGTTTTATTGTCAGAGAAGCATGCAAAACACCTTCAAATTTTAGGGCTCAAAAGACATTGCATGAATATTTAAAAGAAAATAATATTGTGGCAATTGAGGGTGTAGATACACGAGCTATAACAGAACACATACGCAATAAAGGTTCAATGCTTGGTATAATCTCAACAGAGACTGACAATAAAGAGGTTCTCCTGAGTAAAATATTTGAATATAAAAAACAAAAGCCATCTCTGGTAAAAGAGGTTTCAACCACTCAGGTATACAGAATTGAAGGTAGTGGCAAGAAGGTTGCTGTTTTAGATTTTGGAATTAAGCAAAATATTTTAAGAGAACTTTCAAAAAGAGAGCTTGATCTGTATGTATTTCCATATAACAGCTCACTTGATCAGATAATGAAAATTAATCCTGAAGGGTTTGTATTTTCAAACGGACCGGGTGATCCTACTGACTTAGAAGAAATATTTCCTACTTTAAAACAAATAATAGAGTTAAAAAAACCTATTTTGGGAATCTGTCTTGGCCACCAACTTTTGGGTTTGTGTTTGGGACTCAAAACATACAAGCTCAAGTTTGGTCACCATGGGGGAAATCACCCTGTTAAAGACTTGACTACGGGAAAAGTTTATATAACTTCACAGAATCACAATTATGCAATTGAATATAAAGAATATGAAAAAATAAAAATCACGCATGTAAATGTAAATGATAAGACTGTTGAAGGTTTTGCGCATCTTGATTTGCCAATAGTATCTGTTCAATATCATCCCGAGGCAAGCCCGGGTCCACATGACTCAAAATATATATTTGATCAATTTACTAAACTTTTGAATGGAGTGTAG
- the asnB gene encoding asparagine synthase (glutamine-hydrolyzing): MCGFSGWICFSSDITEFQDVITKMTDALSHRGPDEEGYYVTKHALLGHKRLTIIDPEGGKQPMIKFHDQQKFIIVYNGELYNTPELRAKLQSSGYHFSSYSDTEVVLTSYIQWKEECVKYLNGIFAFAIFNESTNELFVARDHLGVKPLFFSLKNDNFIFASEIKALLKHPLISTKVNKEGIFELIGLCPARSPFSAIFKDIIELPPAHYVIYSKDRYEIKEYWQLKPEKFNKTVDEIIEIVKNLVTDAITRQLVSDFEICCFLSGGLDSTIITAISANQLRKEGKRLKSFSIDYKDNARYYQFNQYQPTLDSTYAKIASKSIGTDHITVEIDNELLCNALLHATVANDLPGMADIDSSLLLFTNEVRKYAKVALSGECADEIFGGYPWYWREDYKNFKTFPWSPSLEFRKNILSQKYSKSELEEYVDYRYKESVGKVKYLDSDSQEEIRHRIVYYLNIKWFMVTLLNRKDRMSMANSLEVRVPFADYRIVELLYNIPWKIKYLENMEKGLLRRSFEGIIPDEIKSRKKSPYPKTYNPEYLKKTKKKVLEIIKNNSPVFEIIDKTYLENITEKELFPLDKPWFGQLMTLPQFFGYIIQLDFWIKTYNIDFE; encoded by the coding sequence ATGTGCGGATTTAGCGGATGGATATGCTTTAGCTCAGACATCACTGAATTCCAGGATGTAATAACAAAGATGACAGATGCACTTAGTCATCGGGGACCTGATGAAGAAGGCTACTATGTCACTAAACATGCTCTGCTCGGACACAAACGACTCACCATTATTGACCCTGAAGGTGGCAAACAGCCAATGATCAAATTCCATGATCAACAAAAATTTATTATAGTTTACAATGGTGAGCTTTACAACACCCCAGAGCTGCGCGCAAAGCTTCAAAGCTCAGGGTATCATTTCAGTTCATACTCAGACACTGAAGTTGTATTGACCTCATATATCCAATGGAAAGAAGAGTGTGTGAAATATTTAAATGGCATATTTGCTTTTGCCATTTTTAATGAAAGTACCAATGAACTTTTTGTAGCTCGGGATCATTTAGGAGTAAAACCACTGTTTTTCTCTCTTAAAAATGACAATTTTATTTTTGCTTCAGAAATAAAAGCTCTTCTAAAACATCCTTTAATCTCTACTAAGGTAAACAAAGAGGGTATTTTTGAACTTATAGGTCTTTGCCCTGCAAGGTCTCCATTTTCAGCAATTTTCAAGGACATTATAGAACTTCCTCCTGCACATTATGTAATATACAGCAAAGATAGATATGAAATAAAAGAATATTGGCAGTTAAAACCAGAAAAGTTTAACAAAACAGTAGATGAAATCATTGAGATAGTTAAAAACCTTGTCACAGATGCCATAACAAGACAGCTTGTTTCTGACTTTGAAATATGCTGCTTTCTATCAGGCGGGCTGGATTCAACCATTATCACAGCTATTTCTGCTAACCAGTTAAGAAAAGAAGGAAAAAGATTGAAGAGTTTTTCTATTGATTATAAAGATAATGCAAGATATTACCAATTCAATCAGTATCAGCCCACATTAGATAGCACCTATGCTAAGATAGCCTCAAAAAGTATAGGTACAGACCATATTACAGTTGAAATTGATAATGAACTTTTATGCAATGCCCTCTTACATGCCACAGTTGCAAATGACCTTCCTGGTATGGCTGACATTGACTCATCACTTCTGCTGTTCACAAATGAGGTGAGAAAATATGCAAAGGTTGCTCTATCAGGAGAGTGCGCTGATGAGATTTTTGGGGGATATCCCTGGTACTGGAGAGAAGATTATAAAAATTTTAAAACTTTCCCATGGTCTCCTTCATTGGAATTTAGAAAAAATATTTTATCCCAAAAATATTCAAAATCTGAACTTGAAGAGTACGTTGATTATAGATATAAAGAGTCAGTCGGAAAAGTAAAATATCTTGATAGTGACTCTCAAGAAGAAATAAGACACAGAATTGTGTACTACCTGAATATTAAATGGTTTATGGTAACACTTTTAAACAGAAAAGACAGAATGAGTATGGCAAATTCTTTGGAAGTTAGAGTTCCATTTGCAGATTATAGAATTGTAGAACTTTTATATAATATTCCGTGGAAGATAAAATACCTTGAAAATATGGAAAAAGGACTTTTAAGACGTTCATTTGAAGGAATTATTCCCGATGAAATAAAGAGTCGTAAAAAAAGTCCTTATCCTAAAACATATAATCCCGAGTATCTCAAAAAAACAAAGAAAAAGGTTTTAGAGATTATTAAAAATAACTCTCCTGTATTTGAGATAATAGATAAGACATATTTAGAAAACATAACAGAAAAGGAACTATTTCCTTTAGATAAGCCTTGGTTTGGTCAACTAATGACCCTCCCACAGTTTTTTGGATATATTATCCAGCTTGATTTTTGGATAAAGACCTACAATATAGATTTCGAATAA